One genomic region from Pyxicephalus adspersus chromosome 1, UCB_Pads_2.0, whole genome shotgun sequence encodes:
- the ILK gene encoding scaffold protein ILK, whose amino-acid sequence MDDIFTQCREGNAVAVRLWLDNTENDLNQGDDHGFSPLHWACREGRSNVVDMLIMRGARINVMNRGDDTPLHLAASHGHRDIVQKLIQQKADVNAVNEHGNSSLHYACFWGHDEVAEDLVTNKALIYICNKYGETPLDKAKPHLRELLRDRAEKLGQSMNRIPYKDTFWKGTTRTRPRNGTLNKQAGIDYKQLTLSHKLNDNQSGELWKGRWQGNDIVIKVLKIRDWTTRKSRDFNEEYPKLRIFSHPNVLPVLGACQSPPAPHPVIITHWMPYGSLYNVLHEGTNLVVDQCQAVKFALDIARGMAFLHTLEPLIPRHYLNSRSVMIDEDMTARVSMADVKLSFQCPGRMYSPAWVAPEALQKRPEDINRRSSDMWSFAVLLWELVTREVPFADLSNMEIGMKVSLEGLRPTIPPGISPHICKLMKICMNEDPAKRPKFDMIVPILEKMQDK is encoded by the exons ATGGACGACATATTTACGCAGTGTCGGGAAGGCAACGCAGTGGCGGTACGTTTGTGGTTGGATAATACGGAGAATGACTTGAACCAGGG TGATGACCACGGCTTCAGCCCCCTGCACTGGGCCTGTCGGGAGGGTCGCAGTAACGTTGTGGACATGTTGATCATGAGAGGGGCGAGGATCAATGTGATGAACCGCGGGGATGACACTCCTCTCCACCTGGCTGCCAGCCATGGACACCGGGACATCGTGCAGAAG CTCATTCAGCAAAAGGCGGATGTCAATGCTGTCAATGAACATGGGAACTCTTCTCTGCACTACGCGTGTTTCTGGGGGCATGACGAGGTCGCGGAG GATTTGGTGACCAATAAGGCACTGATCTATATCTGTAATAAGTACGGAGAGACCCCACTGGACAAGGCTAAACCTCACCTGCGGGAGCTTCTGCGAG ACCGAGCTGAGAAGTTGGGCCAGAGTATGAACAGAATTCCCTACAAAGATACTTTCTGGAAGGGAACCACCAGGACTCGACCAC GTAATGGTACTCTTAACAAACAAGCAGGCATTGACTACAAACAGCTTACCCTCAGCCACAAACTCAACGATAACCAGTCTGGAGAG TTGTGGAAGGGACGCTGGCAGGGCAACGACATTGTCATCAAGGTCCTGAAAATACGAGATTGGACTACAAGGAAGAGCCGCGACTTCAATGAAGAATATCCCAAACTGAG GATATTCTCTCACCCCAATGTCCTTCCAGTTCTGGGTGCGTGTCAGTCTCCACCCGCCCCTCATCCTGTGATCATCACCCATTGGATGCCCTACGGATCTCTGTACAATGTTCTGCATGAGGGGACCA ACTTGGTGGTTGACCAGTGCCAGGCAGTCAAGTTTGCCTTGGATATTGCCCGTGGCATGGCGTTTCTTCACACATTGGAGCCTCTTATTCCTCGCCATTATTTGAACAGCCGAAGTGTCATG ATTGATGAAGATATGACGGCTCGTGTCAGTATGGCTGATGTAAAGCTTTCCTTCCAATGCCCGGGCCGCATGTACTCCCCAGCCTGGGTTGCACCAGAAG CTCTACAGAAACGCCCTGAGGACATCAATCGCCGTTCTTCCGACATGTGGAGCTTCGCGGTCCTGCTCTGGGAGTTGGTGACCCGAGAGGTGCCTTTTGCCGATCTATCCAACATGGAGATTGGGATGAAG GTCTCATTGGAAGGCCTTCGTCCCACCATTCCCCCCGGCATCTCCCCGCATATCTGTAAACTCATGAAGATCTGTATGAACGAGGATCCTGCCAAGAGGCCAAAGTTTGACATGATCGTCCCCATCCTGGAGAAGATGCAAGATAAATAA